One Rhipicephalus microplus isolate Deutch F79 unplaced genomic scaffold, USDA_Rmic scaffold_147, whole genome shotgun sequence DNA segment encodes these proteins:
- the LOC142791141 gene encoding solute carrier family 22 member 7-like, which yields MPRADTLQSAKDDVEAQETGAATHPVSSAPTFVLVSDTRMFIQENVYAILGHGNFQRRLLFTGMLSVTVLLLHAFANFLIGRDVDHWCRQPDDLSHVSRETWRNTAIPIEADGSHSRCTVYHPALPTPDDAVEIRSVIPCYRWDYDTQDVSDSIVSRWDLVCNKRWLYKFTMIANMLGAALLVPATGFVSDQIGRQLAILGSVICLLVCSVVCSVAQTFVMFLVTRFFVSAASCSVQVLMFILIYEVTGNQNRATYGVLDTALGTTLVPPALYVLSIQEPHWVMAHLVLLLPTFMLVFWCFLLDESPAWLLSTGNPRAAEAAAVAAATSNGLSAHKAREDFRALVAHIQRRDASNQFVMTVGGSDMFMHEPLFRWGVMSVLLSWFSVNLAYYGLVLQNADTGHVWRTIHMVVQALLYASVCWYISDHGQRETLSILLAFLCASAVIHAAVSVTMAGPLSSAVALVVESLASAALSVNYGYTAEVFPTTVRSIGLTISYAFGRVGVIVASFIVVLWGGANEADMPLDVAVAVLALLSAVSIQWLPEIFARKKEKSCCNSEKQRKEAILASLSSTVKTTKQPLNTRRRSSGSASASSSKTSTLTARPPSSL from the exons ATGCCGAGAGCGGACACGCTGCAGTCGGCCAAGGACGACGTGGAGGCCCAGGAGACGGGCGCGGCCACGCACCCGGTGAGCTCCGCTCCGACGTTCGTCCTCGTCAGCGACACCCGCATGTTCATCCAAGAGAACGTCTACGCCATCCTGGGTCACGGCAACTTCCAGCGGCGCCTGCTCTTCACCGGCATGTTGTCCGTGACGGTGCTACTGCTGCACGCGTTCGCCAACTTCCTGATCGGTCGCGACGTGGACCACTGGTGCCGACAGCCGGACGATCTGAGCCACGTGTCCAGAGAGACCTGGAGGAACACGGCCATACCAATCGAAGCCGACGGCAGCCACAGCCGATGCACCGTCTACCACCCAGCCCTGCCGACG CCGGACGATGCCGTGGAGATACGCTCCGTGATTCCATGCTACCGTTGGGATTACGACACCCAAGACGTCAGCGACAGCATCGTGAGCCGCTGGGACCTCGTCTGCAACAAACGCTGGCTCTACAAGTTCACCATGATTGCCAACATGTTGGGAGCCGCATTGCTCGTGCCAGCCACCGGGTTCGTATCCGACCAGATCGGCCGCCAGCTGGCCATCCTGGGCAGTGTGATTTGCCTGCTGGTATGCAGCGTCGTATGTAGCGTGGCGCAAACGTTCGTCATGTTCCTGGTGACCCGGTTCTTTGTCTCTGCGGCCAGCTGCTCGGTTCAGGTGCTCATGTTCATCCTCATCTACGAGGTGACCGGCAACCAGAACCGGGCGACCTACGGCGTCCTGGACACAGCGCTCGGCACGACCCTGGTGCCGCCAGCCTTGTACGTGCTCTCCATTCAGGAGCCCCACTGGGTTATGGCGCACCTAGTGCTGCTGTTGCCCACGTTCATGCTCGTTTTCTGGTGCTTCCTTCTCGACGAGTCACCCGCCTGGCTTCTCTCGACGGGAAATCCtcgcgccgcggaggcagccgccGTGGCCGCTGCCACCAGTAACGGCCTGAGTGCGCACAAAGCGCGGGAAGACTTCCGGGCACTCGTCGCTCACATTCAAAGGCGCGACGCCTCCAACCAATTCGTCATGACCGTCGGCGGCAGCGACATGTTCATGCACGAGCCTCTGTTCCGTTGGGGCGTCATGTCTGTCCTGCTGTCCTGGTTCAGCGTGAACCTCGCCTACTACGGTCTCGTCCTTCAGAACGCCGATACCGGACACGTGTGGCGCACAATACACATGGTCGTCCAGGCGTTGCTCTACGCGAGCGTCTGTTGGTACATCAGCGACCACGGACAGCGGGAGACGCTCTCGATACTGCTCGCCTTCCTGTGCGCCTCCGCCGTCATTCACGCTGCCGTGTCCGTGACGATGGCGGGCCCGCTATCCTCAGCGGTCGCTCTCGTCGTCGAGAGCCTGGCGTCTGCAGCGCTAAGCGTCAACTACGGCTACACGGCGGAGGTCTTCCCCACTACCGTGCGGAGCATAGGCCTCACGATCTCCTACGCGTTCGGTCGCGTAGGGGTCATCGTGGCCTCCTTTATTGTGGTGCTCTGGGGTGGTGCCAATGAAGCCGACATGCCACTCGATGTGGCGGTGGCTGTGTTGGCTTTGTTGAGCGCCGTTTCTATCCAGTGGCTGCCCGAGATATTTGCCAG